The sequence below is a genomic window from Uranotaenia lowii strain MFRU-FL chromosome 2, ASM2978415v1, whole genome shotgun sequence.
acaaaaatgacaaaaatgacaaaaatgacagaaatgacacaaatgacagaaatgacaaaaatttcaaaaatgacaaaaatgacaaaaaatgacaaaaatgacaaaaatgacaaaaatgacaaaaatgacataaatgacaaaaatgacaaaaatgacaaaaatgacaaaaatgacaagaatgacaaaaatgacaaaaatttaaaaaatgacaaaaatgacataaatgtcaaaaatgacaaaaatgacaaaaatgacaaaaatgacaaaaatgacaaaaatgacaaaaatgacaaaaatgacaaaaatgacaaaaatgacaaaaatgacaaaaatgacaaaaatgacaaaaatgacaaaaatgacaaaaatgacaaaaatgacaaaaatgacaaaaatgacaaaaatgacaaaaatgacaaaaatgacaaaaatgacaaaaatgacaaaaatgacaaaaatgacaaaaatgacaaaaatgacaaaaatgacaaaaatgacaaaaatgacaaaaatgacaaaaatgacaaaaatgacaaaaatgacaaaaatgacaaaaatgacaaaaatgacaaaaatgacaaaaatgacaaaaatgacaaaaatgacaaaaatgacaaaaatgacaaaaatgacaaaaatggcaaaaatgacaaaagttataaaaatgacataaaataacaaatatgacaaaaatgacagaaatgacaaaaatgacaaaaatgacaaaaatgacaaaaatgacaaaaatgacaaaaatgacaaaaatgacaaaaatgacaaaaatgacaaaaatgacaaaaatgacaaaaatgacaaaaatgacagaaatgacacaaatgacagaaatgacaaaaatttcaaaaatgacaaaaaatgacaaaaatgacaaaaatgacaaaaatgacataaatgacaaaaatgacaaaaatgacaaaaatgacaaaaatgacaagaatgacaaaaatgacaaaaatttaaaaaatgacaaaaatgacataaatgtcaaaaatgacaaaaatgacaaaaatgacaaaaatgacaaaaaagacaaaaatgacaaaaatgacaaaaatgacaaaaatgacaaaaatgacaaaaatgacaaaaatgacaaaaatgacaaaaatgacaaaaatgacaaaaatgacaaaaatgacaaaaatgacaaaaatgacaaaaatgacaaaaatgacaaaaatgacaaaaatgacaaaaatgacaaaaatgacaaaaatgacaaaaatgacaaaaatgacaaaaatgacaaaaatggcaaaaatgacaaaagttataaaaatgacataaaataacaaatatgacaaaaatgacagaaatgacacaaatgacagaaatgacaaaaatgacaacgatgacataaatgacaaaattgacaaaaatgacaaaaatgatataaataaaaaaaatgacaaaaatgacaaaaatgacaaaaatgacaaaaatgacaaaaatgacaaaaatgacaaaaatgacaaaaatgacaaaaatgacaaaaatgacaaaaatgacaaaaatgacaaaaatgacaaaaatgacaaaaatgacaaaaatgacaaaaatgacaaaaatgacaaaaatgacaaaaatgacaaaaatgacaaaaatgacaaaaatgacaaaaatgacaaaaatgacaaaaatgacaaaaatgacaaaaatgacaaaaatgacaaaaatgacaaaaatgacaaaaatgacaaaaatgacaaaaatgacaaaaatgacaaaaatgacaaaaatgacaaaaatgacaaaaatgacaaatatgacaaaaatgacaaaaatgacaaaaatgacaaaaatgacaaaaatgacaaaaatgacaaaaatgacaaaaatgacaaaaatgacaaaaatgacaaaaatgacaaaaatgacaaaaatgacaaaaatgacaaaaatgacaaaaatgacaaaaatgacaaaaatgacaaaaatgacaaaaatgacaaaaatgacaaaaatgacaaaaatgacaaaaatgacaaaaatgacaaaaatgacaaaaatgacaaaaatgacaaaaatgacaaaaatgacaaaaatgacaaaaatgacaaatatgacaaaaatgacaaaaatgacaaaaatgacaaaaatgacaaaaatgacaaaaatgacaaaaatgacaaaaatgacaaaaatgacaaaaatgacaaaaatgacaaaaatgacaaaaatgacaaaaatgacaaaaatgacaaaaatgacaaaaatgacaaaaatgacaaaaatgacagaaatgacacaaatgacagaaatgacaaaaatttcaaaaatgacaaaaatgacaaaaaatgacaaaaatgacaaaaatgacaaaaatgacaaaaatgacaaaaatgacaaaaatgacataaatgacaaaaatgacaaaaatgacaaaaatgacaagaatgacaaaaatgacaaaaatttaaaaaatgacaaaaatgacataaatgtcaaaaatgacaaaaatgacaaaaatgacaaaaatgacaaaaatgacaaaaatgacaaaaatgacaaaaatgacaaaaatgacaaaaatgacaaaaatgacaaaaatgacaaaaatgacaaaaatgacaaaaatgacaaaaatgacaaaaatgacaaaaatgacaaaaatgacaaaaatgacaaaaatgacaaaaatgacaaaaatgacaaaaatgacaaaaatgacaaaaatgacaaaaatgacaaaaatgacaaaaatgacaaaaatgacaaaaatgacaaaaatgacaaaaatgacaaaaatgacaaaaatgacaaaaatgacaaaaatgacaaaaatgacaaaaatgacaaaaatgacaaaaatgacaaaaatgacaaaaatgacaaaaatgacaaaaatgacaaaaatgacaaaaatgacaaaaatgacaaaaatgacaaaaatggcaaaaatgacaaaagttttaaaaatgacataaaataacaaatatgacaaaaatgacagaaatgacaaaaatgacaaaaatgacaaaaatgacaaaaatgacaaaaatgacaaaaatgacaaaaatgacaaaaatgacaaaaatgacaaaaatgacaaaaatgacaaaaatgacaaaaatgacaaaaatgacaaaaatgacaaaaatgacaaaaatgacaaaaatgacaaaaatgacaaaaatgacaaaaatgacaaaaatgacaaaaatgacaaaaatgacaaaaatgacaaaaatgacaaaaatgacaaaaatgacagaaatgacaaaaatttcaaaaatgacaaaaaatgacaaaaatgacaaaaatgacaaaaatgacataaatgacaaaaatgacaaaaatgacaaaaatgacaaaaatgacaagaatgacaaaaatgacaaaaatttaaaaaatgacaaaaatgacataaatgtcaaaaatgacaaaaatgacaaaaatgacaaaaatgacaaaaaagacaaaaatgacaaaaatgacaaaaatgacaaaaatgacaaaaatgacaaaaatgacaaaaatgacaaaaatgacaaaaatgacaaaaatgacaaaaatgacaaaaatgacaaaaatgacaaaaatgacaaaaatgacaaaaatgacaaaaatgacaaaaatgacaaaaatgacaaaaatgacaaaaatgacaaaaatgacaaaaatgacaaaaatgacaaaaatgacaaaaatgacaaaaatgacaaaaatgacaaaaatgacaaaaatgacaaaaatggcaaaaatgacaaaagttataaaaatgacataaaataacaaatatgacaaaaatgacagaaatgacacaaatgacagaaatgacaaaaatgacaacgatgacataaatgacaaaattgacaaaaatgacaaaaatgatataaataaaaaaaatgacaaaaatgacaaaaatgacaaaaatgacaaaaatgacaaaaatgacaaaaatgacaaaaatgacaaaaatgacaaaaatgacaaaaatgacaaaaatgacaaaaatgacaaaaatgacaaaaatgacaaaaatgacaaaaatgacaaaaatgacaaaaatgacaaaaatgacaaaaatgacaaaaatgacaaaaatgacaaaaatgacaaaaatgacaaaaatgacaaaaatgacaaaaatgacaaaaatgacaaaaatgacaaaaatgacaaaaatgacaaaaatgacaaaaatgacaaaaatgacaaaaatgacaaaaatgacaaaaatgacaaaaatgacaaaaatgacaaaaatgacaaaaatgacaaaaatgacaaaaatgacaaaaatgacaaaaatgacaaaaatgacaaaaatgacaaaaatgacaaaaatgacaaaaatgacaaaaatgacaaaaatgacaaaaatgacaaaaatgacaaaaatgacaaaaatgacaaaaatgacaaaaatgacaaaaatgacaaaaatgacaaaaatgacaaaaatgacaaaaatgacaaaaatgacaaaaatgacaaaaatgacaaaaatgacaaaaatgacaaaaatgacaaaaatgacaaaaatgacccaaatgacaaatatgacaaaaatgacaaaaatgacaaaaatgacaaaaatgacaaaaatgacaaaaatgacaaaaatgacaaaaatgacaaaaatgacaaaaatgacaaaaatgacaaaaatgacaaaaatgacaaaaatgacaaaaatgacaaaaatgacaaaaatgacaaaaatgacaaaaatgacaaaaatgacaaaaatgacaaaaatgacaaaaatgacaaaaatgacaaaaatgacaaaaatgacaaaaatgacaaaaatgacaaaaatgacaaaaatgacaaaaatgacaaaaatgacaaaaatgacaaaaatgacaaaaatgacaaaaataacaaaaataacaaaaatgacaaaaatgacaaaaatgacaaaaatgacaaaaatgacaaaaatgacaaaaatgacaaaaatgacaaaaatgacaaaaatgacaaaaatgacaaaaatgacaaaaatgacaaaaatgacaaaaatgacaaaaatgacaaaaatgacaaaaatgacaaaaatgacaaaaatgacaaaaatgacaaaaatgacaaaaatgacaaaaatgacaaaaatgacaaaaatgacaaaaatgacaaaaatgacaaaaatgacaaaaatgacaaaaatgacaaaaatgacaaaaatgacaaaaatgacaaaaatgacaaaaatgacaaaaatgacaaaaatgacaaaaatgacaaaaatgacaaaaatgacaaaaatgacaaaaatgacaaaaatgacaaaaatgacaaaaatgacaaaaatgacaaaaatgacaaaaatgacaaaaatgacaaaaatgacaaaaatgacaaaaatgacaaaaatgacaaaaatgacaaaaatgacaaaaaatgacaaaaataacacaaatgacagaaatgacaaaaattgcaaaaattgcaaaaatgacaaaaatgacaaaaaatgacaaaaatgacaaaaaattacaaaaaattacaaaaatgacaaaaatgacaaaaatggaaaaaatgacaaaaatgacagaaatgacaaaaatgacaaaaaataacaaaaatgacaaaaatgacaaaaatgacaaaaatgacaaaaatgacaaaaatgacaaaaatgacgatgacataaatgacgaaattgacaaaaatgacataaataaaaaaatgacaaaaaatgatgaattgtAGTTTCAAAAGCAATTCAAATagcaaattcaattgaaaattgaatttaaatttgaaatagtcAACTTAAATGATgcaagttttgaaataaaacatcaCAACTTCGAACGCCGCTATTTTCTCTCTGACATTCATCCTGACATCTATATTCACGCACAAAAACTAATTCGTAAATCGAGATGGAAACGAGCCCTTATTTGCTAGCCGGTTCGTAACGCGTAAAcattgaaggtgttttaaattCTGTAACGCCCGGTTAGATGGTGATTTTCTGTATAAATATCTATAAAATTGCAAGTTTTCTGTTAAGTATATCATTAACTTTAAACTAATATCcctatttttcgtcattttagatGTTCCAAAATGATTAAGTTGTGCAACATTCGTCAATTCGCTACTGCTATCAAGAAAAAGGCGGAAAAGGAAGTGAACACAAAAGTTGAGCTTATTAAAAATCTCAACTTCGAGAACAAGGCACTGTATGGAGCAGTTGTAAAGGCGCGAAAGCCTAAAGTATCTTCTAGTCACAACGTGAGAAATGATAAATCAACAGCATCCCCATCTACCGCTAACTCAGAATTATTTTGGTTGATGAAAAACCAAAACCCCAAAGCACAGCGAAATATTACTATCGCCTCAACCTTCGAAGAGCCAGAACAAACCGAGCCTCAGTCAAGTTTAGAAATTCCTTTCAAAGATTCGGAACTCAAGTTGATAACCACGTTTCCATTGAAACCTAGCGAGTCGGGTTTGCTGGAAAAATCCTGGACACGAAGCGATCACCTTCCGAAAGATCGCTACAAATTGCCATCGGTTAGCAAAATTCTCACAGCCACAATGCCGGAATCATCCCGACAAGCATTGCTAAGGTGGAAGGCATCCAAAGTGGCCCTGCTCGGCGAGGAGGGCTTTGAACAGTTCcagaaagaaatttttgaaagagGAAAAAATTTCCATTCGTGTCTTGAGAGTTGGCTTGCTGAACAGGAACCGGCTGAGGCCGACATTAATAAAGCTGACAAATTGTGGACCAGCATCGGGTCCCACTTAGGACGAATCGGTCGTCCCGCTAGTTTAATTGAACAAAGATTGAGCCACCCTTTCTTACACTACACCGGAGTCGTAGATTGTGTAACCATTATTGAGTATGGCCAATTGTTATCTCGAAGCTAATCATTCACTAATTGAAGTTCTTTCATTTTTAGCAACCGTCTTCACATCATCGAGTGGAAAACGTCGGAAAGTCAGAAACCATCCCTTGCGGCAACTTACGACGCTCCGGTTCAGTTGTGTGCTTACCTGGGAGCACTGCGAGCCGACCCGGAGTTTTCCAAACTGGACATTGTCAAAGGTGCGGTACTGGTAGCTTATACAGATGGACAACCTGCTCATGCTCACGGAATCACTGGAAGCCAACTGAAGAAATACTGGAACGTGTGGTTGCAACGACTGCAAGAATATTGGACCCGATATCGGGACAACACGCTGCCTGATCcgatttaaacttttcaaaccTTTAAAAACAATTGTTGATTTgttagaaattattcaaaaaaatagacATACAATCTTTTGGTCATATaggataaaaacaaattgttagttgagaaataaaattcattgtAAAATAGTGTCTATCTGATCTTCGTTATTTTATTCCtagaaagtttttatatttttagatcaatttttgttgatttttttagtttattacaTTTTTCGGGTTTCGCATCCTCTGGAATGGTTCTTCCTAGTTATGTTTCTGACGATTCATCAAgtctcttttaaaaaaaagaaccatcaaaaaatgacttttcgaAACAGTATACAATCAAAAATTGTTGTACATTTGTTTCCTCCATACCTTTTCcacgtttgaaaaattaattttatttattttaaagcaattgtacttaagacttatcttatgtattcctgaacttaaaatgaaataatagCAAAATGGCAAAATGTAACGTTTTTTGAAACATCCAActcattcaaaataaatatattgcATAAATCTAGGAGAATTAAACAAACATTCGCCTAGATTTATGCAATATAATATACCGGCAACGATTGGCTGggaagaatttgtttgaaaaaaaaaacgtgaacggAAAATTAAATACGGCTTTTATGATTTGAATCTGAGTTCCGAATCCGAATTCCGAATTAATTAAtagaatccgaattctgaatctgaattctgaaaccaAGTTCTTTAAGAAATTGAGTTCTAAATccgaatcctgaatctgaattctgaatctgaattctgaagctgaattctgaatctgaattctgaatctgaattccgatgttttttttaacgactGTTACTTGAATTTAAGGTGATTTTTTCGGCTTTCAGTCAGTTCAAATAGCaaaaacgactatttatttaacgttccaacgtttcaatccatataggatcgtcatcagggactgtaaaatttattgtgtgtaaacaaaatttcaaaaagtcttcACAAAATTAACCGATTCTTACCTAAAATGTGTCGTATTTCTTGTCAGGTTTGATTCGGCTGATCGGGTCAAGCTGTCATTTGTGTCTGTTACGAAATCAATCACcttagaatctgaaatctgaatccgaattctgaatctgaattctgaatctgaattctgaatctgaattctgaatctgaattctgaatctgaattctgaatctgaattctgtaaatttatttttcggcatatcggtgaaaagtagttttgaaattgataaagatggatagagaagtgagaagaaaatctacagatgttgaaaagagcgaaagagcatttttgcgaggaaacttattaacgtacaccatactttaccctgcaacatttcattatttaggagaagtagtaccgggatagaggtggcactaccttaacctatacaatgaaatctggttggtccgaagtctacatgtggttaaaacgtatactccggacgggctcttttcaacatctgtagattttcttctcacttctctatccatctttatcaatttcaaaactacttttcaccgatatgccgaaaaataaatttacaaaattaattaacggtggttaacttatcttaagaatctgaattctgaatctgaattctgaatctgaattctgaatctgaattctgaatctgaattctgaatctgaattctgaatctgaattctgaatctgaattctgaatctgaattctgaatcttaattctgaatctgaattttgaattctggatctgaattcttagttctgaatctgagttctgaattctgaatctgaagaGGTTAATCTCCGTAATATACGTtagttatttaatttatcggctttatcggtgaaaagtgatgtccatTTATTACGGGCATCTTAAGATAATGAAATTTCTAGATgcatagaaagttagaagaaatgaatgatggtgaaaatgagcgggaagaatttatttagaagcattatcaccACATATACCacaaataaattctacccgctcattttcaccacaGAGAATTTTCACCgtctttcatttttaatttaatttaatttattttattagagaggcttgcttggtagattcgcctctgttTGAAAACTTATTTGCTAGTTACTTTATATTTTATCaagtacttcaatttttttaagaaattctaTCAACTTGGTTTCACTATTTGTATTCCTAGCTAGTACATTTTTTAAAGCTGTCTCAAGACCTAACCTCCTGCgctcaaattcaaatttgctGCAATGCAATAAGATATGTTCCACGTCCAGTGTGATATTACAGTCTTCGCAAACCGGCCTGCTCGTACGTTCCATAAGAAAGCTGTGGGTTATTCTGGTATGTCCGATTCGCAATCGTGTGAGACATCTCTGTTCGGTACGATTTTTTCGATCACTCCAGGGGAAAGAGGTTTCCTTGATTTTTCGAAGATGTGATGCGTTCTGGTTGATCTATTCTTGCTCCCAGCGGAACCGCAGTTGAGTATGTACCCATCGTTGTGCATCCTGATAGGGAACAAAATCATCCATTTGGTAACTTGTATGACCTTCGTTTGCCAAAGCATCTGCTCTGTGATTTCCCGTTATGCCGCAATGACTTGGGATCCAACATAACGATATTCGATTTTTGATACAGCTATTTTCAGCCATTCTAATCCATGGGTGTCGATTTTTTCCACATTCGATCGCCGAAAGACAGCTCGCCGAATCACTAAAAATAACAGTAGGTCCTCCAATTCGTTCCGCAATCTCAATAGCATGGTTTATTGCGGCTGCTTCAGCGGAAAAGATAGAACTACTATCTGGCAGTTTCAGACTAATATCGATAACATTACTGGTTACGCCGAGTGCAACTGACCCATTGCTGACCGACCCATCGGTAAAAATATGATGATGACGTTTATATTTTTGGTCGACATGATTCCTATAGATTACCCTGGTTCTGTTGTTGTTTTCACCAGCTCGCACAAGTTTTTTAATGCTCCAGTCAATAACAGGTTTCGGTGAATCCCATCGACGTTCGACAATTCCGATGGCAGATTGGATCCTCGGCAGACTGTTTCCTGTTTCGGTTTCAAACCACGAATTTGCTCTAGAAAAGATTGTGGTTGGTTCTGTCGATTTTTGCTGATGCCGTATAGCGCAACGTACCAACAATTCCGTGGCAACAAACTGGAAAGGCAAGGTTCCCGCTTCAGCCATCAGTGAAGGAATTGGACTTGACGGAAAAGCGCCCGATGCGAACCGGATGATACCGTTATAGCTTGGGGTCAATCTGCTGTATGTCTGCCATCCACCGCGACTCACCATCTCTATGCCATATGTTATTTTCGGAAGGATCAGGGCCTTGCCGATGTTTGTTATAGTTTTCCGGCATCCTATTTTACTTCGCCCACTGATGCACCGCAGCAAGCAAAGTCGTTTGGCACTATCTTTCTTCGTGATGTTGAtgtgttttttaaaattaaacctcCTGTCGATCCAGATTCCCagaattttcatacaatttaccTTGTTCATTGtattttcacctatttttagAGGAGGAGGAGCTTCACCACGGTGTTTCCTTGAACAGCAGTGCATCAGTTGAGATTTCTCGGCTGACATTTCAAATCCAATGTTGTGCGCccattgatttatttgattaattgCCGTCTGAAGCCGTTTTCGCACCGATGTTGCAAATGGTCCAGTGGAGATGACAAGAATATCGTCGGCATAGAGGAGAACATCAATTCCATCCGGCAATGTTTCGAAGATTGACTGCATGGCAACCAAGAAGAGTGTCACTGATAACACGGATCCTTGTGGTACTCCGTTTTCTAAGCAGCGTCTTGTTGATTTCGAACCTCCTATGACCACTCGGAAATGTCGATCGGAGAGGAAATCTTTGAGAAAAGAAAACAATCTTCCACGGATTCCCCATCGGTTTAGTTGCGTTAATATGTTATGTCTCCATGTGCGGTCGTATGCCTTGGCCAAGTCGAGTGCAGCGAATTCCTTCATTCGAAGCTTGAATTTTCTCGTCAAGGCTGCAAAAATAGGTGCTCGTTCCCATCCCTTTGCGGAATGCGTGCTGTCGTTCGTCAAGTAGCTGCTTTTCTTCGAGTGTCGCCATCAAACGACGATTAACCATTCGCTCCAGTACTTTTGAGAGGCACCTCAGTAAGGTGATAGGTCGATATTCATTCGCTGTACGTTTCATCATGCCGGGTTTTGGTATTGGTATTATGTAACCCTCTTTCCAGTTCTGGGGATAATATTCCTGATGCCAGCATTCGTTGAAACTCGCCAGCAGtagttttttttgcgaaatatGGTAAGTTGCGTATCATTGGATAACCAATTTCGTCTGGCCCTGCCGATGTGCCTTTGCACGAGTCTATTGCATAAAGCAACTCATCAATGGTGAAGTCCTTATCGTAACAttcttcttttcattttttctaacttcctatccgtttataaaatttcattatctaAGATGTCCCTACTTAATGTTGGCATTCACCCGATCTGGCTGAATGTAAACAACACACGCAGTTTAAAGTAAACGCCAATAGGTTTTTAGATATAAAAAGAAAgccgattttgaaaataaagtcaTTCCAGTTTTAACCACAGAACAGTGCGTTTGGTTATttgtctctcctttccactccgaaagtgctccctatctaacaggttatgggcccagcactagtggaaaggagGAGAGTGAAATCGGTAGTGGTATCCAGCCAGGAGGAAGCCAATGGAAGGGCAAGCCAGCGCCGGGAATCCAGAGGAACGTCGT
It includes:
- the LOC129747701 gene encoding mitochondrial genome maintenance exonuclease 1-like, whose translation is MIKLCNIRQFATAIKKKAEKEVNTKVELIKNLNFENKALYGAVVKARKPKVSSSHNVRNDKSTASPSTANSELFWLMKNQNPKAQRNITIASTFEEPEQTEPQSSLEIPFKDSELKLITTFPLKPSESGLLEKSWTRSDHLPKDRYKLPSVSKILTATMPESSRQALLRWKASKVALLGEEGFEQFQKEIFERGKNFHSCLESWLAEQEPAEADINKADKLWTSIGSHLGRIGRPASLIEQRLSHPFLHYTGVVDCVTIIDNRLHIIEWKTSESQKPSLAATYDAPVQLCAYLGALRADPEFSKLDIVKGAVLVAYTDGQPAHAHGITGSQLKKYWNVWLQRLQEYWTRYRDNTLPDPI